In Candidatus Thermoplasmatota archaeon, the sequence ATTTTGATAGGGGACGTACACAGGGTAATCATTAAGAATGAAGGTGTTAATGCCGTTGTTCATTAAGGTTGTGATTTTTTCATGCGTCATTTCTCCAGGGAACGGATAAGTATATGTCCATGCTGCTTTTACCCGCCCTCCTGAAAAAGGAGTTGTTGGATTTGTGTCTGCAAGACATTCGTAGAAGTTATTCATCCCATCATGATCATAATCATCTTCTGGTTTTTGTGATAAATTGCCGAAATAATGGTGCTCCCATTCATCCGGCAAATTGTCATTGTCTTCGTCAATAGCTTTGCAGGTTGGAAAAGAAACCAACGAAAAAACGAATATTAGTATTAGCAAGAACGTTAGTCTCATTTTCACCCTACCTTTGGACGAAATGCCCGTTGCCCGCAATTTAAATTTTGTATAATATATCATATTTAATTTAAATATTTATATATTTTTTTATATTATTTTATTATTTCTTCTCCTAAAATGCATTAAACTCTCCTACTCCAAACAAGGCATAATTACAAACTAAACAATATTTCTTATAACACAAAGTAATAAAGTTAACGAGAAAAAATGCCAAAAAGGAAAAATAACAACTTTTAAATAATAAAATCACTCTATGTTTATCTACTGTATATCCGTACAAAAATGTATTTTAAGGTGATACCATGCGAAAAAATCACATTTGCATTCTCAGCAGCATAGCCATCCTTATTCTACTAAATATCAATATTCAATCAATACCTGGATTACAACATCAACCTTTGCTACAAACGATTCAATCAACAGAATATTTTTCACCGCCAATAATTCATCAAAACGATGAGTATACCACCATTACACTTGCTGAGTCAAACTCAGTATTAACACAGGACAACAAACCGATGCTCCCAGTTGTGGTTAAAACCTTTGAATTTCCTGTAGGTACAAAAATCCTCGGAATCGAAGGTATTCCTTCCAACGGTAAGATGATCTCAATCCAGAAAAAAATCCAACCAGGACCAATCAAGCAAAAAATAGATTCAAAGATCATCCTCTTGCAAGAAAGTGGTGATCAAGAAACGTATGCCAGCCAAAAATTTTATCCTGAAGCATGGTATCATTATACCGTTGGACGAGGACTCAATAAAAAGAATGATCCTACTGTTTTTGTATCGATCCATATCTATCCAATACGATATTGCGCTGCAGAAAATCTCATAACAACAATCCAGTCAATACAACTTATAATTACCTATGAACAACACCCTGTAGGTATCCTCTCTAAAGAATCCTATGATCTATTAATCATAGCACCTGCAGAGTTCTCAGCACATCTACAACCGTTACTCACCCATAAAAATAGTTATACTATGCGAACAATTCTTCAAAATCTTGAAGATATTTATACTAATTTTCCCGGCCGAGACAATGCTGAACAAATTAAATATTGCGTAAAATACGCCTATGATACGTGGAACATACAGTATGTTCTTCTCGTCGGGGATATGAAAAAATTGCCGATACGGCATACGTATGCATCATGGTGGGAACCAGACATCTTAAGTGATCTGTATTATGCTGATATCTATGACGAACATGATATTTTCTGTAGTTGGGATGGAAATAATAACAATAAATTTGGTGAAACGAATCATGATAACGATATCGACGGTGTTGATTTGTATCCAGATGTTCATATTGGACGACTTGCATGTTCGAATATACAAGAAGTTGATACTGTTGTCAACAAGATCATTACTTATGAAACGACAACGTATCATCAATCATGGTTTAATACCGTGATTGTTGCAGGAGGAGATACATTTCCACCAGGATGCGGAGCACCTCCAAATGTTTTTGAGGGAGAGATAACAAATGCAAAGGTGTTAGAACAGCTTCCCTCGTTTTCTCCTGTGAAACTGTGGTCATCAACAAAGAATCTCAATGCACAGATGTTCAACAAGGCGATTAACCAAGGCGCAGGTTTCCTAAGCTATGCAGGACATGGCTTTGAACATGGATGGGGGACCTATCGGCCGAACTCATTACGATATAAAATGGGGTTTAGCCAACCGTTGTACTATACACCATTTATTAAAAAACTATATAATCAGAATCAACTTCCGGTAATGTTTTTTGATGCATGTCTAACGGCAAAGCTTGATTTCAATGTTTCTGATCTCATGCGATATTATCCTGTTTTTACCAATCTTTTAATAGCTCTTTCTCAAATTGAAAACAATCCATCAATCTTTTATCCCTGTTTTGCATGGAGTTTTGTTGCCTATGAAAACGGCGGTGCTATAGCAACTATTGGTGCTACGAGAACAGCATATACTCATGTTGATAGCAATGGTGTTTATGCTGGTGCAGGATATCTTGACGTACATTTCTTTCAAGGATATGAAGAAGGAGTCCATCTTGGACAGATGTTAACGAGAAGTCAGAATGATTATATCAACTATGTTGGTCCTGATTACTTTACAATCGAAGAATTTATTCTACTTGGTGATCCTAGCTTAAAGATTGGTGGGTATCCATAAACAGTACAATATACCTATACAATTGTAATCGTTAGTTGGATCTTTATGATTTCTTATATTCATCACCATATATACTTGGAGTAAAAACAGATGATGGAAAACTATTTATTTAAAAAGAATATTGCATAATGGGGGACAAAGAGTAATACTTGGGGAGGCTGCTTTGAGTATCTGCTTTCCACGAAAGGCACATTCCTCCTATCCAACGCATCCCGTCCCCCACTTTTCTGAAGAAAAGTTAAAACTTCATCGTTTATCCAATAAAAAAAATTTTTATAAAAAAGAGTGAAAAAGGGAAAAAAGTTTTTTAGTCAAAAAGTGCGCTGAGACCGGCTGCAGCTTCTTCCTGTGACACTTCTTCTTTTTTCTCTTCCTTTTTCTTTGCATCTTTCTTTTCTGCAGGTACATCAGCAGCTGTTTGTGCAGGTGCAGCAACAGGTAGTGCTGCAGCGGATTTTATTGCTTCATCTATGTTGACACCTTCAAGTGATGCAACAAGTGCTTTAATCCGGGCTTCATCTGGTTTCACGCCAGCTGCAGTAAGAACCTTTTTAACATGTTCTTCAGTAATTTTTTGTCCTGCGGAGTGGAGAAGCATTGCACTGTAGATATATTCCATTCTTTTTTCCTCCTTTTATGTTAAATTTTTCTTTAAATCTTCATCAAGGGCAGCATCTTGTGTTTTTTTTGCAAGAGTCAGCATCGTTCTATGTGCCTTTGAGAGTAACGGTGGAATCGTATCTTTTGTTAGAATATTTTGTTCTAATGCGAGGTAATACGCATCGCGATGTGCTTTCATAATGAGCTGATTGATTGTTGCTTTCGTAGTCCATGCTGTTTTCATTGCAACAGCGAAAGCATTCGAAGATGCTGTAGCAAGCTTACCCATGAATTTGTCCATATCGATATCTAAAACATCAGGTTTGTAGATATTTCCGAGTTCATACACTGCATTTAACGTAAGACCAATTTCTAAAGGATAGATTTCCAACCGGGTAAGCATCTGTGCAACGTCGGTCGGAATTTTTTTGCCAGCAGGAACAATAACCTTGTCGGTTTTTATAACGACTTTTCCTTCTTGAATGGCAGCTGGTATCCCTGCCTTCTGAAGTTCGCCAACAATCGGACCTGGTTTGAAAGGAGTATCTCCTGCCTTGACAATGATATCGTTTTGTGCGATTTCACCACCTTTGGCAGGTGCATGAGTTCGTGTCGCTTTGATTTCTTTATAAAGATGAAACGGGTTGACATCTGCTGCGATAATCGCTGCTTGACCGTTGACTTCTGATTTGAGTTTACTGATACCAGGAACTTGTTTTTCTGCTTCGTCTAATGCAATTTTAATTAAGCTGTTTTTTGCAGCTCGAATCTGCGCTTTAGATCGAATATTTCCTCGCATGTTTTGTATTTGTGGACCTGGGATTCCAGCAACATTCACAATTCCAATCACTTTTCTCGTGGTTAGAATCGAGGTAAGTTCTTGAACTTCATTGTTTTTCCAGCTTGCAACATGTGCCATATCAGTTTGTCACCTAAATTTTTTTATGCAACACGAATGGGAGGCCCCATCGTAGTCTTAATATATAAAGCGCCAATGTTTTGCGATCCGCGTTCAAGTTTTGATTCAAGTCTTTTTAATATCGCTGCAATGTTCTCAGCAATCTGTTCAGGATTCATCTCTTCCCGTCCAACTGTTGCATGACATGCATAGCTTTGTTTGGATCGTATGCGGATACTTTTTCGAAGATTTTTTACAATTGGTGCAACATCAATCTGTGGGGGTACTGGTTTGGGCATTTTCCCTCGAGGACCAAGAACAACACCAAGGGTTTTACCTATGGTTGGCATCAGTGATGCTTCTGAAATAAAGAAATCATATTCCTCAGCAATTTTTTTGAATTTCTTTTTATTTTTTGCAAGTTCTTCAATTTCTTCAGGTTTTATGAGAAGATCAACATGCTGTTTTGCTTTTAGTGCAAGTTCTCCACCAGCAAAAAGAGCTATTTTTGCCTCTTTACCTGGCCCATGGGGAAGTAGTATTTCTTCTTCGATACGATTTTTGGTGTCACTGATATCAATGTTTTTTAGATTAATAACTAGATCGACGCTTTGTTTGAATTTACGGTCAAGTTTTTTTGACTCGTCTAATGCTTTTTGTATTGCTTCAACGGTTTTTTGATCTGCCATAGTACATCAATAATGTATCTGTTATTTTAAAGAACCCCATAAGGAGAACGTAGTTTTCGGGAATAAATACCTTATTTATATATCTTTTTGTTAAAGGTGCCCTTCTACTATTTTGGGTTGGATGCTGCTCACCGACAGATAATCATCCGTTCGATGATCAAACGGAGTACTTCTTCGGGATCTCGCAGTTTCTTTAATTCTTTTTTCGCTATAACCGGTGTTCCATGGATATTTTGTTTGTTGTCTTTATCGGTGATTACCACAGCGTGTTTCTCGGTTATTTTTGAGATACTGTTGATGATTTGTGCTCGTTTTGACAAGTTTGCATTATATTTTTGGATGCAGGTAAGAAGGATTTTTTCTTTTTCTTTACTTACCGCTTCGAAAGGAAATTTATCAAGGGGAAAAATCTTATATCCTGCTTCTTGGAGAAGGAGGAAGATTTCACGTTGAAAACGTTCGAAATGATGTAATGCCTGGTTGTAGAGTGAACAGATATCTGCATCAAAATCAGGGTTTTTAAAAACATCAATAGGAGTGATAACTGAATTTTCCAAGAGTTCCTCGATACGTTCTGCAACATCGACTCGTGCATTCATCCCTTCTTCATACATTTGAACTGTTTTTCTTGAGACATTAACATGACGGGCAAATGATCCAAGTGATATATTTTTCTCTTGTCGGAGTTTTTTAAGTTTTTCTTCATCAAGGCGAACATATAAACCACCAGGTCCTGCATAGATCCTGATTGAATCTTTATGATAAAGATAGTTTTTCAGAGTGTTAATGGTTATTGCTTGTACACCGAATCGAAGATAGACAACATCGTCTTCTAATTTATTAAAACCATTATGTTCTCCGATGAGAAGGGGAGTTGCGTGGAGTATCGAGCATAATGTTCGAAGCTCTTGTGCGACATCTTCTGAGAATGAATCAATATTGGTTAATACTTTGATGATAAGCAACGTATCATCTTTCCGAGCAAGGATATCAAAACCACTGAGACGTATATTGTACACTTCCGAAACAGTGAAACCAGCAGTGCCCAGGGTTTCCCGTATTTGAACGAGAAGTTCGTTTCGTTCCATAGGAATATAAAATAAAGGAGTTCTAGTATTATAATTTTGTGATGAAAACCATTTGGATTGGCATTGATGATACTGATTCAACCTTGGGTGGTTGTACTACATTTGTTGCTCGAAAAATCATAGAAGATCTTGGTGAGCAGTATACACTTATTGGATACCCTCGGTTGATTCGGTTAAATCCCAACATCCCCTGGAAAACCAGGGGTAACGGTGCCCTGGCACTGCATATTGGGAGAAGCGATGAACGAGTACTCCACATAGGTGAGATAGAAAAGAAGGCTTGTTTTTCATCGCCATCTGGAAAGTATAGTTTAACTTCTAACGATGTTACAAAGATTCAAAAAACAGTTCATGAAATCGTAGAACACTATGCACAAGTTCAAGACCCGAATACAAACCCTGGTGTTGTCTTTTTTAGTAAACAACCTAGTTATTCAGTCTATAAGAAAACTGTTACCTCGTTAGTAACTATCCAAGAAACCATGCGCGTATTGAAACTTATGCATGCAACATATTTTGGTTTAAAAAACCGGCGAGGTCTTATTGGTGCGACTGCTGCAGTTGCTTGGAAACCAAAAACAGATAAAACATATGAAGTAATTGCATACCGTGAAAAGAACCGATGGGGTACTCCTCGCAAGGTCGATGCATATTCTGTTCAAAAGATGGATGCAACCATCATCTCAACGTTTGATAACTATGATTATCGCAATAAACATAATCGTATTGTGCCGAATTCACCTTGTCCAATTCTTTTTGGCATCCGTGGCGACAATTCTTCTGATCTTATCGCTGCACAAAAGATGATTATTTCTGAAAAAAAAGAAAGTTGGATTCTCTTTGAAACAAATCAAGGGACTGATGATCATATACAACGAAAGAAGATAGATCAAATTAAACCCTATGATTCTGTGATCGTGAGAGGTTGCGTCTCTCAACGGCCATGGACCTTCCTTGGGGGGCATGTTTTTTTCGATATCCAAGATACGTCAGGTTCGATAACATGTGCAGCTTATGAACCAACCAAGGAATTTCGAAAAATCATCCGCGAACTGCTACCTGGAGATGTAGTAGACGTGTATGGTGGTGTTCGAAAAAAACCATTAACCATTAATATTGAAAAAATTCATGTTCATAAACTTGTACAATTTTTCGTAAAAAGTCAAAATCCTGTATGTCCAAAATGTGGTAAACATATGAAATCTCAAGGAACAAATCAAGGGTACAAGTGTATCCGCTGTCATACAAAACGAAAAAAAGCTCTTTTTTCCGAACAAGAGCGGAAAATTCAAAGAGATTTGTACGAAGTTCCAGTATGTGCTCGTCGGCATTTAAGTAAACCACTTAAGCGCATAAAAGCTACTTCTCAACCCAGATCGTAAAATATCGATTTTACTGTTTTTTTAGGTATTCGGTATTCAGGATTTTGACAATCTCTGAGGCAATATTTTTTCCGATACCTGGGACTTCACATAGCTCTTCTTCTGTCGCATTTGCGATCGCTCGTATTGTTCCAAATTGCTGTAATAATCGTTGAGCAAGAACCGTTGATATATGTGGAAATCCTTCAACAATGTATTGTTGTTGTTCTGCAACTGGCATGATCCATTTATCTCCGCGGACTACAACCGGTTTTTTTCCATCTTTTTGCTCACGGCATGCCATGATGTATAATACATCTGCTGTTTCTTGTGGTGTTTTCGTCATAAGAATTGGAATTCCGAAATCAATGATAATTGATGCAAAACTACCGTAAATTGCATTATGGTTGATGTTTCGTTTGGTAAATAGTTCTTCTCCTTCAAGAATGAGCAGAGGTCGTGAATATGCCTCCCGAAGTTTCCTGAGTTGTAAAAACAGTTTTCCTTCGAGTAACGAGGTAAGATAATCGTCAACTGTTTTCCGTTCGACTCCTAGTCGAGATGAAAGGACATAATCGCCGACATCAAGTTGTTTCGGTTCGATTTTTATTTTTTTTTCCACGAGGCGTTTGATAACTTCTGAACGTGATTCACGGTGATCCACAAAAATCTTTAAATCATTATTGGACTCGGATTTCTGCAAGATTGACTCATCGAGTTTTCTTTGCTGATTATCTGTTGGATGTATCATTTGAGTGTAGAATGTTTTCGGATCTTCGAGTTTTTTTTTCAATGAGGTTCGCAGTGTTTCAAGTTCACTATGCATGAGGCGTTCTTTTCTTCGAGCTGACCAGTAATATCCTTCATCAGGTGTTCCTTTCGTGATAAGGATGATGACGTTACCAGGCATTTTTCGAGCGGTTCGTCCTCGTCGTTGGATCGTTCTGATTTCTGAAGGAACAGGCTCATAGAATATGACAAGATCAGTGGATGGGATGTCAAGTCCTTCTTCTGCAACTGAGGTTGCGATTAAAACATTATAGATTCGATTTTTAAACTGTTGTATGATTTCCATTTGTTTTTTTTGAGAAAGACCTTTATCCCCCTCTTTTCCTGATTGACCGATGAATCTCACGGGCCGCACATCAGGTAACCCTTCAAGATTTTTTAAAACGTAATATGCGGTATCTCGATAGTGTGTAAAAATGATAATCTGTGATTGTGGGTGCTTGGTGAGTTGTTCAATAACTATCTTTTTTATTTCAGGTATTTTTGGATGTTCTAAAGTGAGTGATTTTGCATACGCAAGTGCTTCAAGAACATTGAGATCTTTCATGATGGTTCGTGATGCTTTACTCCCGCCTTTAGATTGTGCTTCTTCTTGCATTCGTTGAAAATAGGTTAAAAAAGCATTAACTCCTTGTGTTTGTAAGAGTTCTATCGCATGATATAGTTTTAATGCTGCATTTTGAGCTGAGGCTGCATCAAATAATTCTTTCGGAGGATTGAGTGATGATTTGAGCTGTTGCTGGATGAGCTGTTGTATTTCTAATAGTTTTGTTCTGTTGATGAGTTGAACTGATGCTGATTGAGTAACACCGATATTTTTTAAAACTGTTAAATATCCAGATAATGATTTTTTCAAGAGTTGAAGAACTTGTGAAAATTCCTGAGGCAATGCAATTTCTTTCCATTGGATATGGACATCGTAGACATACGGCCGAACGTCACGATCATATTTTGTTCTGATTTCTATATGTTCGATTTCCAAGTTTTTGCATACTTCAACAATTTTTTGCAAATCGTTTCCTGGAGATGCGGTCATTCCAAGAACAAGTCGGCCTTCGCGTTGTTGTTGATATTGGTTAGAAACAAAAACATATGAATAATTTCCAACAGCTCGATGTGCTTCATCAAAGATGATCAGTGAAACTTTTTTAAGATTGACCTGCTGGGTGATCAGATCATTTTCGATAACCTGAGGTGTTGAAACAATGATTTTAGATGTATCCCAAAGTGCTTTTCTTTTTTCTGGAGCTAATTCTCCGGTAAAAACAGCAATAGGTATTTCAGAAAGTAAGGTTTCTCTGAGGAATTGTGCATGTTGGTTAACGAGTGGTTTTGTTGGTGATAAAAAAAGTATTTTTTCGTTGGTTGTCGTAAGTTTTTCTGCGATGACAAGTAATGCAATGATGGTTTTTCCGAGACCTGTTGGTAAAACAACTAACGTACTTTTTTTGATTGCCTGTGCTGCAATGTTGGTTTGATAGATACGTTGCTCAACACAGTCTGGTTTTATCAGAGGATGAGAGATATACACAAACCCAGGAAATAGTATTGGTATTTTAGTATATTTGGGCGATACGTGAAACGGCTTAGAACATAATACCTATGTTCTGGTAATGCTGTCAGGTCTTTTGAAGAATTCCTTTTTAGTATAGGTTTTTCCACACCAGGTTATCGTATTTTTGATACTTGATACTGCCATGTTGATGGTAATGAGCACAAAAACGACAGGGGTGAGAAGGGTTGGTATCAATGCTGATTTGAATTGAGGTTTGGGATACTGCATTGATTTCAGTATCATTTTGAATCCGGCATATCCATAGATACATTGAAAAAAAATCGGTAAAAGGAAGAGGATGCCGAAATGTAGCGAGCCGGTAAGTATACAAAAAAGACCAAGAAGATTGAGAAGTTGTAATCCAATAAACATCATAAAAGAGAAAAACCATAAGGATGGATAGTACCATCGCATCCAGGTCATTTGTTGATTTGCCCCATTTGAAAAAGTGTCCAACGGTCTCATCAGTTGAGGTTGTTACTATACTTTGCGGAACGAAAAAATCAGATACCCGTTTTTTCAGTTCTTCTGTGAGAAGCAAATCATCAGATAGCCCGTTTTTCCAGATATCTGCAATGTTGAGCTGTTCAAAGGTGGTTTTTTTGATTGCAGTTGATCCACCCCAGGTATAATTCGTGACGCGGTAGTATAAGCCTACCATGAAAACCATGTTCCATGTTGATATCAGATATGATGTTTTTAAGATGGGAATATACCAGCGATATCCTGTTGTTGCACCGATTTCGTTATTTTGGAGTGGTTGAACAAGATGATACAGCCAGGTGTTATGAGGGCGAATATCTGAATCTGCAAAAACATAGACTTCTGATGCTGGCGCCATAGATATTCCGGTGAGTTGTGCTGCTATTTTACCGCTACAGGTTTCTCGTGGTATAGTCTGATGGACTGCTATGTGCGGATTTTTATGATGTACAGTTGCAATAATTTGATATGCAGGATCATCGTACGAATCGACTATGAAGAGAACCTTATACTGTGGGTAGTTTTGTGCACAGATTGCTTGAATATTTTCTTCAAAAAACTTCGTGATTCCTTTACAGGGAACTATAATTGTAACAGTTGGTGTATACGTCGGAAAAGTTTTTTTAGTTGTGTGAATACCGCCGTAGTACCATAATGCGATAAGGGCTAATTCTCCAGATATTGCGAGACTGCACAGGAAAAAAAATATGATCTCAAGCATCGGCAAAAAAGAAATGCAGGTTTACTTTATAGATATTTTGATAATTTGCTTTATGCTTTAATAGTTGCAATCCATGTTTTTTTCAGTAAATAGTACGCTGTGCCGATCGAGATGACTAAAGCAGATAAGCCGAAGAAAATGTCACTGGTGATTTTGTTGTAATCAAGCAGAATGATTTTTCGAGAAATCGCAATCAACGCTACTAGGAGCATTGCTTCGACGTGAACTACATGTTCTTGTGTATATAATTTGAAAGTTTCAAATAATTCGAGGCTGACGAAAACAAGCAGGAATAAACCAAGGATGTCAATGATAACATTTGAAATGGAGCTTGGATCAAAGTGGATTACAAGTTTATCGATTATGGTCCATCCAACATAACCTGTTGAAACAACGATAATAATCGCCAACATCAGCATTAGGAAATTGACAATGATCCGTTTAAAAAAATTAAATGGTATTTTTTCTTTCGAAATCATAAAAGATTATCAGTGAGGAATTTAATAATCTTTTTGAGAAACAATGTTTTGTACTTTGGTGTGAACTTTCATTTTCATGTACTATTGCATTGAGCACTTGGTTTCGCATATTTTTTTATTTGTTCAATAAGTTTTAAACTCATCACCGCGTAAAATGAATATTCTGGTGTAGGTAGTGTTATCGTCTGTCGCCCGAAACCACCGATACGTGTGATACATGAATCAACAAAACGTTCACATCGACTAACATGAAGCAGGGGTGCATGTAATTCTTTAAGGCAAGTAAGTGCATAATACGTTGGTTCTAAATACGATGTTGAATAGGGAACAATTCCAAAACCACCATCTGGGTTCTGACTGTTTTGAATGACGGTTATATATTCTTGCGATGGAAACGACAATCCAAATTTTTTCATTAAAAAAATGAGTTGTTGATAGTCTACTAATGCCTTTTCGTTTTTCGTTTGTACTGATACAAGAAGGTCATGTTCTTTTGTCGTAAGTCTGGCTGGTTTGATCTGGTACAATTCTTTGATCAGTACCATATAATAGACATCGGATAGTGTATTCAACATGACTGCATCCTCCATGATTTTACTATATAAATCATTGAATAAATCTATCTGATGCGTTAGTCTGTAGATTGTTGCTACTTGGTATATTTGCTTTGGGGAACGGAGCTCAAGGTGATTTAATTGTGAAATATAACCGATGGTTTGCTTACTAACCGAAATTTCGTTGAATTCAGCGAGAAGCTGAAGTGCAAAATAAGTGTCCTCAACTGTTGGAGGTGCGGTATGCGAAGAACTAAAACCCCCAAGTTCTTGCTCGCGGGAATAAATAAAACTGATTAGTTTTTTTTTCTTCTGTTCCGTCAACATAGGTGCTCAGAAATATATTTTTTAGTTATGTTCATTCGCATCATTTCTTCGTGAGTTGTCGTTTTCGCAGATGCGACTACCATTAATGGTATCTTCTTGAGGTATCTCTTCATCAGTGAGGGGAATTTCAAGGAGATGTTTTGGGAGAAACCGGAGATTTGCAATCAATGTTGGGATGACTGCGCTCCCGATTACAACGGCAACGAGATATGAATATTGTTCTTGGGAAATAATGCCCTGGGTTAAGCCATAGATTGCTGAAATTGTCCCAAACGTTAGACCTGTTGACATCAGAAGAGTGTAATACCATCGTTCGCGTTTATCTGTTCTAAATTTTCCGATTACTGGATATAAACCAAAGATTTTAGAAATTACTTTTCCACTAAGGAGGATAATAAAAATCAATGGTGCAGAGACAAGCACGGGGAGCGAAACAAGAGATCCTGCACGGAGGAAATAAAACGGTGTTAAAAACCCTATGGTTAACGTTCGAAGTCTTCGAATAAAAAAATCATCTTTGCTCACGGTACCGGCAAGAACCATACCAAGAAGATATGCCGGAAGAACTGCTTCGCTTCCAGACCAAAGAGCAAGAGCACCTAACGAGAATAGAACAAAGAGGATCCATTTTGTTCGTATAGCTGCAGTTTTATAGGCATACCGTTTGATTAGTACTTTCGTTATCTTCGGCATCGCGATAAAAGCAACAATCACCAAACCAATAAAAATTCCAGTTTTATAGGTAAATGGAGCAAACAGCAGACCTAACGCAACTACCGTACCAATGTCGTTAATGAAGCATGCACCAAGAATTCCTTTCCCATATTCAGTTTTGTTAAAACCGTATTCTAACATAACAGCATACACTACGGCCATTGATGTTGTTGACAATGCTACCCCGGTGAGAAGACTTGCAGGGATACTCCACTGCAGGATGAAATATGCGATCGCTGAGCAGCCAAGAAACGGCGCAAAAAAACCGATGACACCAACAATAATTACTTCCTTAGTTTTTGATTTTAACGAGGATGGATCAAGCTCTGCGCCTGCTAAAAACGTAAGTAAAATTGCCCCGGAACTTGCAATAAAAATCAACCAATCCTCATTTGCATGGAGCGCATCTGGTCCGATATACTGTGTTGCAAGGTATCCTGCAATAACACCAATGCAGATTTCCATAAGTGCCATTGATATTTTTAATTTGTAGGCAAGAATTGTTGAAATGAGTGCAAGTCCAAGCCATACCGCAGCAATCGAAAATTGTTCTAATCCCAAAGTTGTAACCTCCTAGAATATAATAGAAAAAATATACGCATAATTTTGAAGATATCGTTCAACTGCTGAAGGATCATCGTGTACCTCCTGATATATCTAGAAGTCATCAGCAGTTGACTGCAGTTTTGGGGCTCGTACCAAGGTGGACTTCATCACCAGTGTACCGGTAATTTTTTATCGTTTATTTATAGGTTCCTAAAAATAGTGCAGGAGAAAGGATTTGAACACAAAATACCGAAAAAATGAATGCTTTGTCCTGTATGTCTCAATTTTCTTTATATAGAAAAATTTCTTCAATTTTTGTTTCAAAGAGTTCCGCTATTTTGAATGCCCGTTCCAACGATGGATCGTATTTTCCTTTTTCTATCGCCAGTATAGTTTGTCTTG encodes:
- a CDS encoding DEAD/DEAH box helicase, encoding MYISHPLIKPDCVEQRIYQTNIAAQAIKKSTLVVLPTGLGKTIIALLVIAEKLTTTNEKILFLSPTKPLVNQHAQFLRETLLSEIPIAVFTGELAPEKRKALWDTSKIIVSTPQVIENDLITQQVNLKKVSLIIFDEAHRAVGNYSYVFVSNQYQQQREGRLVLGMTASPGNDLQKIVEVCKNLEIEHIEIRTKYDRDVRPYVYDVHIQWKEIALPQEFSQVLQLLKKSLSGYLTVLKNIGVTQSASVQLINRTKLLEIQQLIQQQLKSSLNPPKELFDAASAQNAALKLYHAIELLQTQGVNAFLTYFQRMQEEAQSKGGSKASRTIMKDLNVLEALAYAKSLTLEHPKIPEIKKIVIEQLTKHPQSQIIIFTHYRDTAYYVLKNLEGLPDVRPVRFIGQSGKEGDKGLSQKKQMEIIQQFKNRIYNVLIATSVAEEGLDIPSTDLVIFYEPVPSEIRTIQRRGRTARKMPGNVIILITKGTPDEGYYWSARRKERLMHSELETLRTSLKKKLEDPKTFYTQMIHPTDNQQRKLDESILQKSESNNDLKIFVDHRESRSEVIKRLVEKKIKIEPKQLDVGDYVLSSRLGVERKTVDDYLTSLLEGKLFLQLRKLREAYSRPLLILEGEELFTKRNINHNAIYGSFASIIIDFGIPILMTKTPQETADVLYIMACREQKDGKKPVVVRGDKWIMPVAEQQQYIVEGFPHISTVLAQRLLQQFGTIRAIANATEEELCEVPGIGKNIASEIVKILNTEYLKKQ
- a CDS encoding glycosyltransferase family 2 protein; this encodes MLEIIFFFLCSLAISGELALIALWYYGGIHTTKKTFPTYTPTVTIIVPCKGITKFFEENIQAICAQNYPQYKVLFIVDSYDDPAYQIIATVHHKNPHIAVHQTIPRETCSGKIAAQLTGISMAPASEVYVFADSDIRPHNTWLYHLVQPLQNNEIGATTGYRWYIPILKTSYLISTWNMVFMVGLYYRVTNYTWGGSTAIKKTTFEQLNIADIWKNGLSDDLLLTEELKKRVSDFFVPQSIVTTSTDETVGHFFKWGKSTNDLDAMVLSILMVFLFYDVYWITTSQSSWSFLYTYRLATFRHPLPFTDFFSMYLWICRIQNDTEINAVSQTSIQISIDTNPSHPCRFCAHYHQHGSIKYQKYDNLVWKNLY
- a CDS encoding phosphate-starvation-inducible PsiE family protein translates to MISKEKIPFNFFKRIIVNFLMLMLAIIIVVSTGYVGWTIIDKLVIHFDPSSISNVIIDILGLFLLVFVSLELFETFKLYTQEHVVHVEAMLLVALIAISRKIILLDYNKITSDIFFGLSALVISIGTAYYLLKKTWIATIKA
- a CDS encoding prenyltransferase/squalene oxidase repeat-containing protein — protein: MLTEQKKKKLISFIYSREQELGGFSSSHTAPPTVEDTYFALQLLAEFNEISVSKQTIGYISQLNHLELRSPKQIYQVATIYRLTHQIDLFNDLYSKIMEDAVMLNTLSDVYYMVLIKELYQIKPARLTTKEHDLLVSVQTKNEKALVDYQQLIFLMKKFGLSFPSQEYITVIQNSQNPDGGFGIVPYSTSYLEPTYYALTCLKELHAPLLHVSRCERFVDSCITRIGGFGRQTITLPTPEYSFYAVMSLKLIEQIKKYAKPSAQCNST
- a CDS encoding cation:proton antiporter, yielding MGLEQFSIAAVWLGLALISTILAYKLKISMALMEICIGVIAGYLATQYIGPDALHANEDWLIFIASSGAILLTFLAGAELDPSSLKSKTKEVIIVGVIGFFAPFLGCSAIAYFILQWSIPASLLTGVALSTTSMAVVYAVMLEYGFNKTEYGKGILGACFINDIGTVVALGLLFAPFTYKTGIFIGLVIVAFIAMPKITKVLIKRYAYKTAAIRTKWILFVLFSLGALALWSGSEAVLPAYLLGMVLAGTVSKDDFFIRRLRTLTIGFLTPFYFLRAGSLVSLPVLVSAPLIFIILLSGKVISKIFGLYPVIGKFRTDKRERWYYTLLMSTGLTFGTISAIYGLTQGIISQEQYSYLVAVVIGSAVIPTLIANLRFLPKHLLEIPLTDEEIPQEDTINGSRICENDNSRRNDANEHN
- a CDS encoding helix-turn-helix transcriptional regulator, translating into MKNKLKVYRAMHDLTQEELADRLKVTRQTILAIEKGKYDPSLERAFKIAELFETKIEEIFLYKEN